The sequence below is a genomic window from Wyeomyia smithii strain HCP4-BCI-WySm-NY-G18 chromosome 1, ASM2978416v1, whole genome shotgun sequence.
CAGAAGACTTGCTTAAATTCCATACAATTTTAAATCCAAATAAGTAAACGATATGACTGataaacatgacatatttaatACCAGGTATTAAAACTAATGAAAAATTGCGAAAATTTCGTGCAATATTGATATAGATATGTActatccaacttttgcgtggaCGTCAAACGTGGGAGATAGAACAGAACATCTCTTTGATTTCAACTCAATAGTTGAAGAATTATCTTCAGACTGGGATTTATCTAATTCAAAAGCAGGATGTTCAAATCAATCGAAAGGCCTCACTAACAAATTACgagaaaattatcaaaactgTTTAACAGTTCTACAAATTTTAGTAATCCGACAAATGAGCTTAAAATTATCGAAACAATCACAGCACCAGTTGATCTAGGGAGGAAAGGTAACAGAAACCGCAGAGACCTCCAAATAACACCTTCTGTCGGAGGCAACCGAACAAACTCAGTTATTGAAGCTTCGCTTTAGCAGCTCGTTAAAGTTGTGTCGTCTTGGGTTTTGAAAATGCCACCTGATACCGAGATGAGAGAGGAATCAGGTGAACGATGCGGCCGGATTACTATACTGAGCCTACATTGCTGCTATCAAAGAAGGAATTGGCCTTCGTCTTTATTGTCGTCGTCATCGTTAGTGCGACGGACGGTCTGGCTGCGTGTAGTAACACAGTCAACGAATCCTGTCACGACGATGGCAAACGACCAGACTGGAAGGATGTCGGTATTAAATGGCACAATATGATATGATAATTATATTTTAATTATGAAGTCATTATCATTGAGCTTCACTCATCGAGCGAATTAGAGAGACGGAGTGGGATTTCCGAGTAATTTTACGCCCACATGATTTCAGGGGTAACGATGGATGACAAAAGTTAGGGAGGTGGTAGGATTATCACCAGAAACGGAAAGCTGGGAAACTTGAGCTAAATCACAGTTTATGGTGTTGTTCGAAAGGGTAATGAAGACGGAAATTGATGATTGGATAACTGATTAACTGATGAAGTACTGCGGGCGACCGAGAGGGGTTAAACAGGGTCGACAGTTGTGTGGTCCAATGAGCAAGCATTAACTGAAATTGATGAATTGCATGTGTACATTAGTCGATATTAACAAAGCTAGTTAAATGTTTACTCTAATTGAAAAAAGCTCTAATCCCCTGCTAGTGAATTGTAATGAGTATAGATTTTTATTAAGTGCGTCACTATGTAAGTTTTCAAACCTCGAAGAAAAAGTGTCCAAATCGAAAAATGTGAGGAAATTATCTGCGCACTTAACACTCCATTGACTCGCTGCATGGGTGAACAGACAGAATTTCGAAGATATGCCGTCACCGGCTGATCCACCGTCCTCTCCCCAACATGGGACAAAGTGAAAAGCCGCAGGAAATTCCAGCTGTAAAAGTTTTTCTCCTACCCCGGGCTGGAGGCGAACGGCACTTGACTGCAGAATAGAAAACGAAAGGAAGACATTATCTGCTGAACCGCAAAATAACAAAAGAAACCCGGCGGGCAGCCAGTCGCCACGAAACGCATccgcagcagcagcgtcattgGTAGGAGATTTATAGATCTTGTGTAAATGAATCCCTCAGACCTGCATACCGTATGAAGCCAGTTGGCGCCGAACTATTAGCTGAAAGTGTAAAACTGTATAGAGGGGTTTTGTGCCGATTCACTCTCTTTTATTTCAGTGACATGTGTGAGTTTGGTGATTCGGTAATTTAAGgggttttttgttaaaaatattagtttttcctattttttacgCTGAGAActgctttttttcaaaaacgtaTATTGTagaaaatggtgaaaaaactgAAATTATATACTAATTTGTGCTCACAaagacaaagttttcttcgtatCAATAATGCGCATTTAGAAAGGATGCTTTGGAAAGAATGAGTGTTTATTCAATGAAGTAACGTTTTAGTACGCAGTATTCAGAAAGTTgtctaaaaaataaaaaaaaaatattaggcacgaaatttgccgaaaaaaacgcaacacgaaaaagtttttttcttttaaattgtaCATTTTGCAGTGTGCGCTTTAAGGATATTAAATCAAAACATCTATAAAAAAGGCTTTCGAAGCAAATGcatttcatttaatttagcTCCTTACAGTCAGGTCGTTAAaaattccttttttattttatggccTTATTGATTTGAGATTTAGCAAATAGTTTTTGAGCAACAAgaatcgaaaaaataatttaagtcATCAAactcacaaagtttcattgaaatacGAGAAAATGTCGCCAACTCCATAGCCGAGTTTGCGTGAAATTCCTTTTTTGTCTGTGGAATAAGATTACTGCATCTTTTGTAGCTAAAGTAGTCGAAATTCATCATAGCATAAGACATTATTCtcagttgtgtttttttttctggatatttcattgaaaaaaatatcgaatatTGATTAGGATACTGTATAAGCATTACTTGTTCAAGGCAAACAAGTAATTTTCCCGGAAGGATATTTACTGCTGCAACAAGTTTAGCAACGAATGTGCGACAATCTTTTCTCTTCAAATCTCACTGATAGCAACGAACTAACTTTTTACAAAGAATGCTTTTTTTCTCTCCGCGCATGCAGTGATAGTGATACATATATTAACATATACCGCGCAACAAAAACGGGAAACTAACATTTGGCCTTTTGTTATTTTAGTTGCGTCCGCAACATACACTATCTTATCTTATCTAAACGTCCCTCAATTACTATCCCAATTTACATCCAATATACACAGCGAACCCGCTTCTCGCTCTTTATTAACATTGCCCTGTGAAGATATATTTTCCCCGTCTATTCATCATATATAAATACAGTTCGGTAACAAACCAGAACAATGCCTGTTACCGGTCCCGAAGCGTTATTCTAAATTTTAGAGCAGACTTTGTCCCCTGTTGCTCCCTGTGTCAATAGAGGTGCTAGTCTAAGAGAACCTATTCATTTTAGTACTCATACCTGCTGCTGTCATTCTTTCCTACCCTAGGTGCCGTCGACAATAAATCGCGAACCAACCGCTGCCCAGAAGAACCAGCAGCAATCGAAACACCGCTTCGGAATCCGCAGTGCCGATGAGCCGTCCCCGAACGCCGTTGTTACCTTCTAGACTTCCGTCGACCCCCCGACCGGGCGGAATAACAAACGGTTTTCTCGTACCGATGTCATTCATCAGTGCTATCAGATTTTTGTTGTTTCCGTTATTGCCGCCAGAGGCTCCACTGGAGCCGCCATTGCTTCCGCGGCTACCGATAACCACACCGTTGATGCTGTTCGGATGATCCAACGAGCCGAATGGCGATCGGGCCGTTGGGCGACCTCCTCcgtgatgctgctgctgcaacTGGTGATGGTGATGATGCTGGTGTTGTATTGTGTCAATAACCTCGTCGAAATCTTCGGCCGAACCACCACCGTACTGCTGCTCTTCATCGTCCGGTGGGTAGGACAGCTTCGATTTACTTCCAGCGCCCGTTTGGCCAGGTTTAACAATATCATTCTGATCGGTTCCGTACTTTGGTGAATACACTTTGCGATTCGGCCCTGGGATTTCTGGAAAATAATAGTATTGAGGATTATGAAGGAATCGCGAAACTATTAAAAGCCAAATAGAGTGTAGGTGTTATAGTATTATTAATTATCATCTTTAGACTCTTTTGTCCTTAGTTAATTTTGTCTTCTTTATTCAATTTTGTAACCCAATACTCTGTCATCAATTATTCCGTTAGTTCATGCGACTTTTTGTTTTTACAATATTTGATGATTGTGATCGTTATTTATTACTTTATTCACCATTTTAATCTGTTTCGtccttttgtttatttttcatatttaagTGCATATTTTTTCACTGAACTAAGTTCTCTTTTGGTCAATTTGTTAAAAGTTTTCGTATGCACTTGCGCGAAATACTTACCATACAATCGGATACTACTGTCGACTTCGCCGAGCGAGTTCTTCGCAATGCATCGGTAGGAGCCCACGTCCTCTTTCTGGAACGATCGAACCGTCATTGTCATCTTCGTTTCATACAACGACTTGGGAGTGTCCTGCACGTGATATTTTGGGGACGATACTATCATTTCTCCTTTGTGGAATGGTTTGAAGAACGACAATGTAAATAATACAAAGTGAATCATATAGATTGTATCTGTTAATGATTTCTGAAAGTGATAGTTACCTGTATCTTTCACCCAGTAGTTGATGGATTTTGGAGATGCCTCCACTTGACACTCGATTGATACGTCAGTGCCGAGAGGCGCACCAACCAGTTGGTTCGGCACCTGAATGACAGGGTGAACTGCAAAAAGCATTGAAGATGTTCGATTTTTAATACTAGGTGATAATATGAGCAATTCCAGGAAACATGTCCcactttaaatattttttaagcgcAGTAGGCAACAAAAAAGCCATAAAGTTTTCAAAGTCAGGAAATTAAAAGCTATAAAAGGACAGGCTGAAAATTTGGAACACCAATTTTTTTCTCTCAgtagaatttgtttaataaaaacaatctagaaacatttattttctcCGCAATCGGACTTCCGGAAGTCGTGTCTCCAAGCGGTTAaagctttacttttttggccgaaaaaaagcataaaatttCTTATATGGAAAAAGTTGTTTATACCTAATGTCTAAGAAGTGAATGGATCGTCGAGTCAGTAGGTTTTCGAATTGAAAAACAGCAAGCtgatttttctgatttttttgaattacaCCTGATCTCAAAGTTTTATGCATTGCTAAGATTTCGAAGAGACGAAGGCTTTCGTCGTACCACttcgttccttggaatgtccttcaTCCAGTGATGTATGGCTCTCTACTGTAGGATCACTTCCAGCAAATTAGAAGACGTTGGAAGAAGTGACAATCAATGATGGTGATCAGCGATAAACATTCAATTATTTTCTgcgtgtgagtcaacttcgtctctcagtcGATTGTGACAATTATCGTTGGTACGATATGACAGTCCGAGTGAACAAATTCGAagattcgctgagataattGATTTCATTCAGAAAATGAATTTCCAATAGTATAAACCGATGACTCACACTTCTCTGATAGAATTGAAGTGCCAATACAAAAGAGAAAAATCgcgagacgataattatcggaaGAGAGAAATGgttgcgatcgcttgaacaGTTATCCCCCTTTCTTTCTGAGTCGCAAGTATTGTCagtaaaatagatttttcatcgtttaagaTAATGTTGCTTGCTATTGTCCTAAAATAACTCAATGTACCGATGTTTTTCGGCTTTGTTTGCATAGAAGTTTTGTTCACTGATGTGTGTATGTAAGCTGATGTCGAAACACTCTCACTCACAAGATgataaaaaccaaatattttcatttcacgACTCGATCGGATATGGAGATGAAAATGGATTACCGATTGGAGCAGATGAGAAAATCAAACAGCGTATGAACAAGCGACGACAAACTCGCATGCACTTAACAGGCTATGAAGTTCACGGAGTATTCTTTTGGTGATTTATTTGTCACATCAGTTCTCTTCTCGAGAGACGCTACAAAACATCGCATATCATGCGTGATCAGAATCGAATAGGATTTTCTCATGATAATTCTCTGACGCGGTTTTGACCATCCTTGGGTGACAATTAGTGTttagacggtttgcctatctatctcttagcgatTAGCATTGACGTGTTCGAAGTTAGAATCAAAGCCGAGTTCTGAATTCTCCTTTTTTTTATgtacaaaaaatgttttgagcGGCGAAGGCAATTGACGCCAGATTAAAAATGGAGGCTAGgagagttggactagaaattAATGCGTCGGAAAGCAAGTACATGAAAGGGCGAGACTCAGAGAAATcaacattcgcctcccacggaCGGCGATGGCATGAACGGCGATGAACTTGAAGTGGTAGATGAGTTCGTATtcttgggatctctggtaacacaagtaaggagatccaacgacgtattcaagctggaaatcgggCCTACTTTGGCCTTCGCGGGACGCCTTGATTCAGCCGCCGCATGAAATTGACGTATACAAAACTCTAATCATACCAGTAGTTCTCTCTGGACTtgaaaccgtgacgctgctTACGAAAGACTTACGCGCACTGGCCGCATTTGAACGGAAAGTGTagcggacaatatttggtggagtacaaaccgagAGCAGAGATTGGCGCAGGTGTATGAATCGCGAGCTGTAGGCACTACTTAGAGAAATTCCCCTTGTGCACCTGAAGAAGGTTGGGAGGCTGCGATGGACATGTCGCGAGGATGCCAGAATACAGTATGGTAGAATCGTTTTTTTAAGGCACCAGAAACAGAGGGACCCAATGTGCTAGGTGGCTTGACTAGGTTGAAGCGGATCTACGAGTGTCGAGACCCCTATGAAATTGACGACGGGAAGCCCAAGACTGAGAAGAGTGATATGGCACGAGCCATCACGGCTCTAGGCTgctaaagtaagtaagtactcGTTCACTGCAAGGCCAACATTGGTTCACAGCCGGTCGCTTCACTGCCATTAATCTGCTGTGTCTTACTCCATTCATCACCAACAGTTTCACGAAACGTGCTCAACCGGATGCAACGTGGAAACAAGTgtcagcaagaggatcgtgaacatgaggaaCTGAAGCAGCTGTACTGTGCTAATGATACACGGAAGTTCTATGGGTAGGTGAACCAGTCTCGCAGatgctatgtgccgcaagctatgtgcaacgacgcggatgggaaccttctcgtGAATGCCAGCGAGGTGATCAACAGCTGGAAGGAGTACCTCGATGAACACCTGATAAAggaaacagaagcggagcaggatcTGACCAAGGAGCACCAGCAggagatgaccgagtaccagcccccgatgttcatgaagtGTTTTGTGAGATCAagaagctgaagaacaacaaagccacaGGTAAAGACGGACTGTCGAACGAGCTCTTTGAACATTGGAGAGAGGCGTAGGTTAGAGCGCTACAATGGGTCATTTTCAGTATTTGGGAGAAAAAACACCTAGACGAATGGGTGAAGGGAGTCATCTGCCTCATCTAGAAGAAGGGCGAAAGCTGAAGTGTCGCAACTACCACAATATctcgcctacaaaatactcttaCAGATTCTCAGaatacagatcttacagaaatgtcgcagGTACAACGTGTCCACACTTCATATCTTCATCGACTCCACGGTgtcctatgatacagtcgatcgaaaaCAGCTATGGCACTATGCACGATAACAGATCCGGATATCTGTACTGataactgactcgattgatcaaggTTTCGAGGTTTCGAGGATACCCTCTAGCCGAGtaaagacaaggtgatggacttttctgttcgctgtttaacatcgctcttgagggtgtgatccggagggcgagCATCGACACGAAAGGCACGTCTGTACAGCTTCTAGTCTTCacggatgactttgacatcataacacgtaactttgcgacggtggaGGAAACTTTCACACGACTGAAAACCGAAGCCGGACGCATCGAACTacgaataaatgcgtcgaaaacgaaatacatgcgagcgagaagAACAGTCTTCCAACTCAAGTCcctgtagacggcgatgagcttgaggcgATCTACgagtgtatttggggtcactggtgaccgccaacaataacaccagcacAGAAATCCAGAGACGCAGCTAGGCTGGAATACGTGCCTGGCTGTCAATAGGTTGTggtgggccggtcatgtcgtaaAGATGCCGGACGATAACTTTGTTAAATTGATCCttttcagcaaccctgccggcaccaaaaatagaggggcgcagcgtgcacgatggctcgaccagatcgaaggagacttgcaggtgatgagacgcctgggaagctggcgaaacacagcccaaaaccgagccaCATGGTGaaaacttcttgatacagcttGAGCCACGACATTCATATTCAGGACTGCTATAGTATTCACGGAAGTCTACTGCCTCAAATCGTTGTACTGCTCATTATCTCGCTCTATATTAGAGTACTGTCTGGTTGTCTGGACCCCTCAttacaacaatgcacagtggtttaaaacccATTTTGACGCACTTAATTGATAACTCCACGTAAGTTGCATATAAAATAATGACAACTTCAGCAGAATTGATAGGTGTTACCCCCTGCATCTTTTGGTGTtatgagatttgtgattaatctccctAAAAGGGAGATgcagaatcaatttttttttgtttcaacgaGAAACAGGGTTGATGTCTTTGGTAAAGTTATAGATAAAACTAATACGATCAACTTTGCCCAAGACACAGTATACATATCTCTtactcaaattgacttagagagtttttattaaaaaaagactggtcaaaacacatttttcgatGAAACATattcttttctattttctaggcATTCACTATGTTCTATAATGTTGTTAGTAGCATacgcaattgtttggaaaatacTATATTCGTATTATTTGAAAACTATGAGTTATgaactattttttatttttttttgccatattTCAAATCTTCGTATCTTTATTGTGGTTGCAGTTAGATGCAGAtgaccgattttgacacattttttggtgattttgacacatacgtgtgaatgtgttggtgtcttcgaaactgcactctgtttctttcgcggactgtccgggacagaaaaagggtggTCCGGGATAGTCTGGAAgatgaaatactacaaggtatacagccctagggttgtatgaaatggtgacgtgggactaaacactgtaataaggtgattttttgttacaaactaTACAGAgcctcagcgactgtacgtatttctattttcagcctcccctggaaatcaaatttttgaaatatattcaacaacactcgaaagaatagatgaagaaaaaaaacactcgaaagaatatcgtatatatttggcgatattagtatTAGCCTGCAGTATTCTTTTGTGCAAAAAACATgcatttgacaaggcacaagcatatcattcttgttgaaaaagcaccaagaatttcgcGTAATGAGTCAAAGTcaaaattaactctatatcctcgaaaaccaaatccaataatacttacgttattttatcaaattgttttgtcttatttaactctgattgaatcaaatcTATTATAtggttcttactttcaaaataatatagaagcCCTTACGAAGGttaattaattggcaaacataagaagatatgtcttacaaaattattaacaagttccagcaaaaaaaatcataacaatcaacaattccattttcgttttttgcttgacaatttttttcgtttacttacaactacattcgctgtattacgaagactgctaatatacattcgtttattatggtaaagctttgaataataatatatcatctaaccattttgaaatgtaaaaggaGATTCTAATGAATCATaggaaataaaccaaaaattcacaagcattcgcaggctcttactcttctataaatgtgtttatgcgaaatttactctttcgatactatccggtcacgattatttggtgaatatcgaaaataaaattgaataaatatccgttgcaaaatttacaattcttgttgaatagttaatggtaatcatatttatgagataaacattcaatcaccatcaacagcagcattgcagtttttcctcgattgtacacgaatagaaatgtacgcacaaaagtgtaccagtgcaatatgaatagtaccgctgcagtacaaatagaagtgtaccgctgaaatggacgaatagaagagtaccgctgcaatcatagacgacgagagacctgcggttcttcactccactggtactgttgcttccaccggcatgttttctttcaagacatcagtttttatgagGTTTTGatagcaggtttagaaattgttcaagattggggattgtttcaaacttttcggaaaacttttaccttcgagacatcattttagtctaagctcatcgaagcaaaaataaattgacctattgggacggggagactctgtcaatatttatatcgatattgatacagagaatatcacggggaacggatggtgtccattcacgtcgtctgtgctagggatGCGCGCATGcatggttcattgttcgcgtaagtttccctgtaactttttatcaattttcaccgttgagcagtgaagtaataatgataactagcgttttaaaaaattgttacacattttatctatccaacaacatattggttattgttgtcCATCATgaggttatgctgttattaacgtttgaaatctgacgcaacatttgccagtttcatttccaattttacagaatgcatcccagtatagtaaacaaagacgtagtcctacgtcaaaaaacggttattggacaaagtgtagtccgcggtaacactggtcgacaaaagcgaaaaaaaagctgccctaaaagattatagctttttaaccattcctgtgaattttggtgtccctagcaattACCAAAACACGTCAACTCACGTGAGAGTGACGCATAGTTATCACTcgcgggttcgtcgcttcaacgttatgcttgcaaaaaaaaactcttttatgTGTCcaaaaaaatgttggtggctcggggcacaaaaattcacaagaaagGCTAGAaaacctataatctttcatttttctttctagattgagctttagggccacacctgtgttgaccagcgtAGTTATCAAAAATCAGAGTGGCATTAACCGGGATTAACCAATTTAGATTGAAAAAATACCATTTTTGCTCTCAGTGTTTTATTCCAATTTAacatcaaaactgtctttgaacaacATTTATAGGTTCTTAAgacaaacaatttgcaatgctgacatcgtcaTTGACATCTAATTCTACTCGAAGTTGTAGttgtttttcattgaaaaatattttcatttgttagtcgttctttttgtaaaaatatgttattctttatatttgaataaattgaatttgGAAACATGacgaaaattataataattttatatattttgcatTCGATTTATCGATAGTAGGTCTTAAGTTTTAAGAAATTATTACCTTTAATTTgttccaaaaagatcgaaaatcgttatgttatgttaattttttaaaataaaatatatcaatTAAAGTCGTTGATTATATGGTTAACCTATTTTGAGTTGGTCAAGTGTGTCTCAGATTTGGCTCAAACTCTTGGGAATTGTTCATATGAGCTCACTATGCAAGAACTTATATTTTTGTGCCGCTTTTTTGATATCTCCAGATATGATATATCAACAAACATTCTAGAAATTACGTTTTGCAggaaaaaagtcaagaaaatccCAAAAATGCATATAAATTTTGAGATGCAGTTTTGCCAGATAAGATTAGAATTTTTGCGTTCAAGAAATTGAATTGCGTTTTTCTGCAAATCGTAATAGtctgatttcaaatttgataattccatcgtatttttgaaaaaatattacattGAAAAAACTCTTCACTTAGAGGTATTATGAACAATATTTGAGTTACAGCATTTTTAGgaaatatatttgaaatttaCTCTGATTTGCTTACAGTTTCTATTTATATCCCTGAAACTCGGTTGATTATGTACAATCTTAATTCTGCGATTTGGAATCCCTTCGcaaggaattaaaaaaaatttaaattttgaccaGTGTTGCCAGTTGCTTGGATATTCATTagaaagaaacaattttttattgattGTACTGTATTGATTGTAATCTTTTTTGCATACTTGAGATGAAATGACGcatatgtaaaatgaaaattttggaaaaaaaataatttgtaataattacTGTGTCACTGTGTGTTTGAAACATTGAAAAGTACGAAACACTTGCAATGATTGCAATTGTTGCGTGAAAACAAAACTAAGCGAAATACTCGTTTCCGGTTTTAAGACAAAACTGTCTTTCGAGCAGGTATTTCAGAACTTTCTTGTTATGCCAATCACGTAGTAGTGAAACATACAGACTAGCCCCGTAGACGAGTGTCGTTCTCCCGCCATCTTACCAAACGTCTTCCTCGTCGGCTTGACGTTGACGGGCCCGGTTGAAAAGGAACTCGAAAAGTGACACATGTGACACGTGTTAGTGTGGTAATTCAATGTACTTCAGCCTTGGTGAGGACCGGTTCAAAACAATTGATTTTGACTATTGTAAAAAACTGCAAATCTGCTGGTATTTTAACATTTCGGAACACGTTTGCACACAAGCTGTGAAAAGCACCTTTAATTACTACCTATTAGGCGACAGAATTGAAACAGAGATAGGATACTCAACAAACATGATTCAAATTCTACCAGGCGTAAAATGTAATTTGCTAACACTTGTTGCATTCTGTcacaaaaattcattgaaaccTTAACTAGTGAAAAGTTGGGCCGACGCGAATCTGCGGTTTGTGTTGTGATTAGTAGCGTTGACTTACAAGTGTCAACAAGTCAACCGTGACTAGGTTACAAATTAGTTGCAAACCCCTCCATGGTATTCACCTGGAATATTCGAAGCAACTATTTCTGATATGAGCAGGcagcagaattttttttctgttcgcaAGTAACACTCGTATGTTGGGAAATTTCTGTAGAATGTAATTGACACTTTATCCTATGCTGGTTTCGGTGTTCCGGTtgaaacgataaacttttctctGAAAAGGACGCTACAGTTGCGAATTGTTACAGAGGCCCATATGAAGCAGATGCTATTGGGGTAGGGCTTGGGTTACAATCTCATCAGTAGAACTAGTTTTAATTACGCATTTTGAAAACATTCTGTTATAACTATTGCATTTCAATCTCAAGCTTAGTTCAAGCTCTGTGAAATATTGTTTTCGGTGTGTTTTCTATTTTGTTAGCTGATTAAATATCGCCAAACTGTAACTCACGAATGGTTTTTTCTTGAGGAGAATCGTGGAGCTTAAAAATTGTTCCGATTGCCAACAAgaggtgtgtgtatgtgtgaaaaTGCATCGATTATACTTACAGTGAATACTGAGAGATATTCGTTTGGATACCGACGGTGGCACTCCGTTGGATGCAATGCACAGATAGGAGCCCATTTCGCTGCGTGAGATTTTTGTCAGCTTCAGGACCTCACCCCGGTACGAGTTCACTGTGAAAAGAGGAAAGAACAAGAGGAAAAACGGTGAAGACAAATTGCTTCCTGAGAGCAACAATAGTGAAGGGGAAAGATGTAGAGGTTAATGTTC
It includes:
- the LOC129723123 gene encoding lachesin isoform X1, which gives rise to MNPSLKISLSSAGLLFVTCWLSLVKDVCTFQPDFAEPIINISVAIGRDATFTCHVRHLGGYRVGWVKADTKAIQAIHENVITHNPRVSVSHADQNTWNLHIKSVTEDDRGGYMCQLNTDPMKSQLGYLDVVIPPDFIAEDTSSDVIVPEGSSVKLTCRAKGYPEPVVTWRREDSAEIILKDAAGTKQGVNSYRGEVLKLTKISRSEMGSYLCIASNGVPPSVSKRISLSIHFHPVIQVPNQLVGAPLGTDVSIECQVEASPKSINYWVKDTGEMIVSSPKYHVQDTPKSLYETKMTMTVRSFQKEDVGSYRCIAKNSLGEVDSSIRLYEIPGPNRKVYSPKYGTDQNDIVKPGQTGAGSKSKLSYPPDDEEQQYGGGSAEDFDEVIDTIQHQHHHHHQLQQQHHGGGRPTARSPFGSLDHPNSINGVVIGSRGSNGGSSGASGGNNGNNKNLIALMNDIGTRKPFVIPPGRGVDGSLEGNNGVRGRLIGTADSEAVFRLLLVLLGSGWFAIYCRRHLG
- the LOC129723123 gene encoding lachesin isoform X2; this translates as MNPSLKISLSSAGLLFVTCWLSLVKDVCTFQPDFAEPIINISVAIGRDATFTCHVRHLGGYRVGWVKADTKAIQAIHENVITHNPRVSVSHADQNTWNLHIKSVTEDDRGGYMCQLNTDPMKSQLGYLDVVIPPDFIAEDTSSDVIVPEGSSVKLTCRAKGYPEPVVTWRREDSAEIILKDAAGTKQGVNSYRGEVLKLTKISRSEMGSYLCIASNGVPPSVSKRISLSIHFHPVIQVPNQLVGAPLGTDVSIECQVEASPKSINYWVKDTEMIVSSPKYHVQDTPKSLYETKMTMTVRSFQKEDVGSYRCIAKNSLGEVDSSIRLYEIPGPNRKVYSPKYGTDQNDIVKPGQTGAGSKSKLSYPPDDEEQQYGGGSAEDFDEVIDTIQHQHHHHHQLQQQHHGGGRPTARSPFGSLDHPNSINGVVIGSRGSNGGSSGASGGNNGNNKNLIALMNDIGTRKPFVIPPGRGVDGSLEGNNGVRGRLIGTADSEAVFRLLLVLLGSGWFAIYCRRHLG